One Lemur catta isolate mLemCat1 chromosome 15, mLemCat1.pri, whole genome shotgun sequence genomic window carries:
- the CSF3 gene encoding granulocyte colony-stimulating factor, with protein MYKGPPEQGPTELGACRPDPPRPMAGPMKLMALQLLLWHSALWPVQEASPLDPASSLPQSFLLKCLEQVRKIQSDGAALQEKLCATYKLCHPEELVLLGHSLGIPRTPLSGCPSQALQLTGCLSQLHSGLFLYQGLLQALAGVSPELAPTVDMLQLDVANFATTVWQQMEDLGVAPALQPTQGTMPTFTSAFQRRAGGVLVTSHLQSFLKLAYRVLRYLAQP; from the exons ATGTATAAAGGCCCTCCAGAGCAGGGCCCGACAGAGCTTGGCGCCTGCCGCCCAGACCCACCCAGACCCATGGCTGGCCCCATGAAGCTGATGG ccctgcagctgcTGCTCTGGCACAGCGCACTCTGGCCGGTGCAAGAAGCCAGCCCCCTGGACcctgccagctccctgccccAGAGCTTCCTGCTCAAGTGCTTAGAGCAAGTGAGAAAGATCCAGAGTGACGGTGCAGCCCTGCAGGAGAAGCTG TGTGCCACCTACAAGCTGTGCCACCCTGAGGAGCTAGTGCTGCTGGGGCACTCTCTGGGCATCCCCCGGACTCCCCTGAGTGgctgccccagccaggccctgcagcTG aCGGGCTGCTTGAGCCAACTGCACAGCGGCCTCTTCCTCTACCAGGGCCTCCTGCAGGCCCTGGCGGGGGTCTCCCCGGAGCTGGCCCCCACCGTGGACATGCTGCAATTGGACGTCGCCAACTTTGCCACCACCGTCTGGCAGCAG ATGGAAGACCTGGGggtggcccctgccctgcagcccaccCAGGGCACCATGCCCACCTTCACCTCTGCCTTCCAGCGCCGAGCGGGAGGTGTCCTGGTCACCTCCCATCTGCAGAGCTTCCTGAAGCTGGCGTACCGCGTGCTGCGCTACCTCGCCCAGCCCTGA